The Porphyromonas pogonae genome segment ATATTTATTCATCAGATACATTGTCATTTATACCTAATACATATGAGATTGTATCGTCAGAAATATATTATATTCCCTTCTTGTAGTTATAAGACTAAAAAGGCCTTTAGTGTTCAATGAAGTCCATCACCAATCAAATTCATTTGCCTCCTTATACTTTCTTCATGCACTACTTCGAATATTTGTTTTATAAATTCAGGCCTCATCCCATAAGCCCTACCTCTCAATATCCTTTTACTCAAGACTTCATTATAGCGATCTGATTGTAAAATTGTTACCCCATGCTCTTTCTTGTAAGAACCTATTTCATTCGAGATACGCATGCGTTTTGCCAACTCTTGGATAATCACACCATCACATTCATCAATCTGAGCTCGCAATTCGGACAAGCGATCCGCATTGTCGTATTCTTTACGGATAATAAGTTGTTTGATTATTGTTGATAGTGTTTGGGGTGTTATTTGCTGTGACGCATCACTCCAAGCTGAATCAGGGTCACAATGACTTTCAATAATAAGTCCGGAAAAGCCCAAATCCATAGCCTGTTGGGACAAGGGAGAGATGAGTTCACGTTTACCTCCCATATGACTTGGATCACATAAAAGAGGAAGATTCGGTATTCTGCGATGTAGTTCGATTGGGATATGCCATTGAGGGAGATTACGATAGATACTTTTATTATAGTAGGTAAAACCTCTATGCACCGCAGCCATACGTTTTATTCCGGCATTATTGATTCGTTGTATTGCACCTATCCATAATTCAAGATCAGGACTTACCGGATTTTTCACCAAAACGGGTACATCTACACCTTTCAAAGCATTAGCAATCTCTTGCACAGCAAAGGGGTTAGCTGTAGTGCGCGCACCAATCCAAAAAACATCAATACCAGCTTTGAGGCTCTCATATACGTGCATAGGAGTAGCTACCTCTGTGCATACATACATGCCTGTCTCTTCCTTGACCCGCCTGAGCCAGGCCAAAGCTTTTACCCCCACCCCCTCGAAGCCTCCCGGCTTGGTTCTTGGCTTCCATGCGCCTGCTCTGAAAATACGGATACCGTTATCCCTAAGTTGAAAAGCAGTATTCATGACTTGCTCTTCAGTCTCGGCACTGCAAGGCCCGGCTATAACCAAAGGTCGATGATACTGTATATCATGGAATAATATGGGATCAATATTTAATTTCATACTCTCCAATACCGTCTAATTCTCATTAGGCTTATGTATCTCATATCCTAACATCGAACTGAATTTCTTACATATTCCAGGAAAATAACCCATCATTCGAGGCATAAAGGCCCATCTCCGGGTATATTTCTTTTGATATAATGCCTGCTCAATAAGTTTTAGTCCCGGAGCCCACTCTTCACCTACATGACCATCAGCAAATCCTGATCGGATTTGAGCGTCATGATTCTTCAGGGAATCAGGTTTGATGTATTTCGATCTTATCAGATTAGGGCCACATACATCGAACCAGAGCTCCCCTCCGGTAAAGCGGTGCACCAATTCATTTAAAAACGATTTTACATCATCCTCGAAAAAATACATAAGTACACCCTCTACAACAAAAATAAAATCAGCTTGGGGATGCTTCTGCTTCAACTCATCCATCCAGTCTGTTTTCAATAAAGAAGCTGATAAGTAATGATCACGTGAAGGTTCGGGGATTAATTCACGGCGCAAATCAATAACTTCAGGCAAATCCATTTCATAAAAAATTGCTTTTTCAATCTCATTGAGACGCTGGAATCGGGTATCTAACCCACAGCCTACGTTGACCACTACAGGGTTTTTACGCAAGGAGATAAATCGTGATACGGCATCATCAAAATAACGACCTCGCACAACGCATCCCAACTCGCTCATCTTAGCTCCGTCAAAACGTGAAAAGTCATAATCCAGACTGCTTACCAACTTTTCGGCCAATGGATCGTGCAAAATAGCACCTTCTCCCCTACTACTTTCTTTTGCTCTCATGTACAGGGGGATCAGCAAGGTTTCCGATATTATATTATTAAATTCATATTTTCTTTTCATATTGTCATTGTCTTTTTAGTCAACTATTCCCATATGTAATAAAACGTTTACCACCATAAATATTGCCATTGTCCAAGTAATCACCGATAATTTACCATTGAAGTAAGCCGGAGTGGTCTTGCGATATACCTTTAATTCCTCCTCAAAATAAGGTTCCAACGAGTATTTGACTTGGATCTTTATCATCATCAAATCCATGATAATGTAAAGCGGGTACAACCAAAGTGTATATAAAGCACCGGTAAGTAAAATCAAAGATAAGTGGCACAGTATATCTCCAATGATCATAGGATGCTGTACTTCTCCGTATATGCCCTGCGTAAGAAGCTTCTTCGGGGCATAAAAGGAATTCTTGGTGGCTTCTATATTCTTTGACATAGATCTCTTGACCCAGAAAAAGCTGAAATAAATAAAAATCCCCAATAGGACTAAAACATACACCAAATTAAAGGCTGTAAAATCACCCCGAAACCAATCGTAAATACTCTGCATTCTGGGTTGCTTGAAGAAAGGCAAAGCATACCATATTAAGGCAGGATAGCCCCCAGTGAAGTATAGTTTTTCAGGCAAATTAGATTCTTTGCCCAGATGATGATATTTATAGCCGAGATAAAACGCATAGAAGTAAATAATCAAGCCCAAGAGGGACATGATCACTACAATCGCATGAATTATAAAATTGAGACTCATGATGTATTTATTTTGTTTGAATTTTTTTGTCAAATGAGGTTGTATGGAGTGAGAGACCATCATCCTCATAGATATCGCACGGTTCGGGCATTTTTACCGCTATAATACCGGCAAAGTTGTTCCATTTGATGAATGTATCTACACACCTAAAACCAACACTTCGAAGCAATTGTAAATTTTCGGTATGTGTCAAAGGGATCAGAACCCCCCTGAGGCTTTGTGATTTTTTGATGACTTGCTGTTCGTTCAAGCCATGTTCTTGCTTGAAATCCCAATACAAGTCGTTCCATATATCCTCGAACAAGGAATTTTCCGCTCTTACTTTCTCAACTAAAATAAAGGCTCCACCATCTACCAAACCTTTGTAAATACGTTGCACCACTTTCTTTCTTTTCCATAGTGGAAGGAATTGCAAGGTGTACAAAGAAAGGACCAGATCAACATTGGTAAACTCATTGATATCCTCAATCCCCTGCTGTAAAAACTGTACGTCATCGCCAATACATTTAGTTCGGGCCGCTTCAATCATAGAGATGCTTTCCTCCACTCCTATAAACCTAACATTCTTTTTTCGGGCATGCTTGCGCAATAACAAGGATATTGTCTCACCTGTGGACGAACCCAAATCATAGATAGTGCTATTATCTCTGATAAACCATTCGCTCATCTCTATCACAGCCTTTTGTACCTCTTCGTACAGAGGAACGCTTTTGCGCACATGACTATCAAAACTTTGCGATACCTGTGCGTCGAATTTCCATTCACCGGGAACAGAAGTAATCAACTGATCTACGGATCCTTTATTATTTTCCATATTTGTATTTATTTTTTGAAGTATAGATTATTGCCAAGAAACTCAACGCAATCATAAGAAGAACGTACGATAGGAATAGATTGGAAAAACACACCAGAGGACTGCTCCACACCAAAAAACCAATGAAATAGATTGGCAAAAAGCACGTAACTGCTATAGAGAAATTATTATAATAAGAGAATTTGTTACTGAGGAAATAAACGATGATCGATGAGAATGCCATGAAACCGCTAATCAGCCCAAAAGTATATCGATCGAATGGCAAGGTCGAGTTATAAGGGATCTTAGAGAGGACTTGCCATGCCTGCTTAGGAAAAATAACACTGAAAAAATTGAGAAATAACAAGAAAGCAATTACTCTAAACAGAGGGGTGACTATTTTTAATGATCGAGGCTGCATAGGATTACCTTTGATCCCCTTATTGAGATAAAACATAAGTCCTCCTACCACAAACCATATAAACGGTTCGTACTGGGATGAAATATTGTCTAAATGAGTACGCACTTTGAGCCAGTACATAAATATGCCCATAAAACCTATCAGAAATGATGCAATCCGAGTAATGGGTTTGTATTTATCCAAGTTAGTCAAATACAAAAAATAAATACAAAAGAATCCGAAAAACAGGCATTGCTGACGAAAAAGAATCATAGTCACAGATGAGAATTCCATATCGTCTACATAGGTCTTCAGACTATTTGCTCCCAAGAATATCCAAGGAAAGCCTGTAAAGCAAGCTATAGCACACAACCATAAGATGATTGTAAGGATGCGTCGTATTATTAATATCGATGTCATATAAATTATTATTTATGCACTTCAACAAGCACATGAGGCGATGCCGGAGTTTTGGAGTAGAAAATTATGTTTTTTGGTTGTTCGGATATTGAATGATGTGAATAAAAATCAACAATAAATCAGGATCACAACATCGCAGAAACAAACCATTATTTTCTTAGTTAGGCTTTGTTATTTTCTTAGTTAGGCTTTTTGATTTTGCTAGTTAGAAAAATTTAAAAGCCTAGTTAGGAAAATAATGAAACATAGTTAGGAAAATACGCCCTACGTTTTTTTACAAAAATTAAACTCAATAACAGGGGGATTTAACACTAGGCTATTTATACAATACTACTCATTTCTCTTATGTACTATGGGCAATATTCCACTTAAAAATATGATTGTCTCCGATATGCTCCTCTGTAAGACTATATTCTTTCAAGGTTTTCATAAATGCGCAACAATCTATGGCATCACAAGCATAATGAAGCCCGGCAGCAACCTTGTCATGACACATTTGCTCAAAAATAATAGCAGAGGGCAATGCCGTAAACATCAAATTATCTACTGTATATAAAACAAATCTTTGAGGATCAGATATAGAATCTTCCGAATCAAACCATTCACAAAATACCCCACCCCATACTTTTTGCTTTTTTACAAGTCGCTCATAATCATTCCTAAGTATTTGGGTAGCACTATCAGGATCTTTCCTTTTGAATATACTCAAATAACAGAATTTCATCATAGACATGTAGTCGTTCATAATCACAAAGGATGAAATTTCTTTTAGTTGATGGCTTTTCACGGCCATGGTTGACAATTGATCATCAAACATGGGAAAACATCTTTTTTTACCTGGAAGAAACTCAAACTTCCTTTGATGTACGGAACGAGTAAAA includes the following:
- a CDS encoding class I SAM-dependent methyltransferase, which encodes MKRKYEFNNIISETLLIPLYMRAKESSRGEGAILHDPLAEKLVSSLDYDFSRFDGAKMSELGCVVRGRYFDDAVSRFISLRKNPVVVNVGCGLDTRFQRLNEIEKAIFYEMDLPEVIDLRRELIPEPSRDHYLSASLLKTDWMDELKQKHPQADFIFVVEGVLMYFFEDDVKSFLNELVHRFTGGELWFDVCGPNLIRSKYIKPDSLKNHDAQIRSGFADGHVGEEWAPGLKLIEQALYQKKYTRRWAFMPRMMGYFPGICKKFSSMLGYEIHKPNEN
- a CDS encoding bifunctional 3-deoxy-7-phosphoheptulonate synthase/chorismate mutase type II — translated: MKLNIDPILFHDIQYHRPLVIAGPCSAETEEQVMNTAFQLRDNGIRIFRAGAWKPRTKPGGFEGVGVKALAWLRRVKEETGMYVCTEVATPMHVYESLKAGIDVFWIGARTTANPFAVQEIANALKGVDVPVLVKNPVSPDLELWIGAIQRINNAGIKRMAAVHRGFTYYNKSIYRNLPQWHIPIELHRRIPNLPLLCDPSHMGGKRELISPLSQQAMDLGFSGLIIESHCDPDSAWSDASQQITPQTLSTIIKQLIIRKEYDNADRLSELRAQIDECDGVIIQELAKRMRISNEIGSYKKEHGVTILQSDRYNEVLSKRILRGRAYGMRPEFIKQIFEVVHEESIRRQMNLIGDGLH
- a CDS encoding methyltransferase family protein, which translates into the protein MSLNFIIHAIVVIMSLLGLIIYFYAFYLGYKYHHLGKESNLPEKLYFTGGYPALIWYALPFFKQPRMQSIYDWFRGDFTAFNLVYVLVLLGIFIYFSFFWVKRSMSKNIEATKNSFYAPKKLLTQGIYGEVQHPMIIGDILCHLSLILLTGALYTLWLYPLYIIMDLMMIKIQVKYSLEPYFEEELKVYRKTTPAYFNGKLSVITWTMAIFMVVNVLLHMGIVD
- a CDS encoding methyltransferase domain-containing protein codes for the protein MENNKGSVDQLITSVPGEWKFDAQVSQSFDSHVRKSVPLYEEVQKAVIEMSEWFIRDNSTIYDLGSSTGETISLLLRKHARKKNVRFIGVEESISMIEAARTKCIGDDVQFLQQGIEDINEFTNVDLVLSLYTLQFLPLWKRKKVVQRIYKGLVDGGAFILVEKVRAENSLFEDIWNDLYWDFKQEHGLNEQQVIKKSQSLRGVLIPLTHTENLQLLRSVGFRCVDTFIKWNNFAGIIAVKMPEPCDIYEDDGLSLHTTSFDKKIQTK